A single genomic interval of Panulirus ornatus isolate Po-2019 chromosome 37, ASM3632096v1, whole genome shotgun sequence harbors:
- the LOC139760707 gene encoding uncharacterized protein yields the protein MNTVITSFLALLLAVAAQGRVIERAISDEKSFLNSVGPLCNSQSACGWEIYGELHRHIYYLRNACQCPPSTRCVRVEDDILQEAYIYKCRRIPSPKVF from the exons ATGAACACCGTTATTACGTCGTTCTTGGCGCTGCTGCTGGCTGTGGCGGCACAGGGCAGAGTAATCGAG CGTGCCATCAGCGACGAGAAATCGTTCCTGAACAGCGTGGGTCCCCTGTGCAACAGCCAGAGTGCCTGTGGCTGGGAGATCTACGGCGAACTCCACCGTCACATCTACTACCTCCGCAACGC GTGCCAGTGTCCTCCGAGCACCCGGTGCGTGAGGGTGGAGGACGACATACTGCAGGAGGCCTACATCTACAAATGCCGCAGGATCCCTTCGCCCAAGGTCTTCTGA